A stretch of DNA from Natrinema salaciae:
ACGAATCGGACTCGATCGAGAACTGAGCGCCACGCGGATCGGCTAACGGCCCGTGACGATTAGTCGAGTTCGGTCGGATCGACGCCCGGCAGCGTAATGAGATTCTCCCGGCCGATTCGGAGCTTTTCTATCTCGTCGTCGTCGTCCATCTTCGAGAGCAGCTGCGATACTTTGGCGTTCGACCAGCCTGTCTCCGAGACGATCGACGCCTGTTTCATCCGGCCGCCGTTTCGTTTGAGCAGGCGAAGGACGCGTTCCTCGTCACTCAGTAACTCGGGATCGACGCCGTCGTACCCGGGCTCCTCGAACTCGAGTTGAGTTCCTGATTTCGTCTCGGATGATACGGACGGATCAGTCGTCGTGGTCGGAACTGGTTCGGAGTTACTGTTCCCGTTCACTGCAACGGGTCCGCGATCGTCCTCGGTACTTCCGTGGCGCTCGAGCAGTTCGGACGCCCGAAGCGACTCACTGATCGAGAGCGATTGGAGTCGATCCAAGGAGATCGATGGGAGCGAGTCCCGTTGCGCGAGAATGTACCCAGCAGAACCGGCAACGATTACGAGTCCGACGAGTGCGATGAGTACGACGAGCTGCCAACTCAGTCCTGAGACGGACGGGCCATTCGGCCCCGCTCCCCGGAGGATCGTGATCTGTAGGTCGTTCGGGCCGAACTCGTGAGGGCCGTCCCAAATGAGAGCACCGTCCACCGTACTCGTCGGCGTGTTAACAAAACCGTAGTTATCCGGTGATTCAATAACAAGGCGCTGCCCGTCGTTCAGTTGGCGGAAGAGGGGCGTCGCCTCGAACGTGTCACCCACGTGGATTCGATCACCGTCGACGGTGGCGAAGTTCGTCCAGGTAAACGAGTAGGTGATAATACCGACCCGAACGTTTTCATTGGTCTCCCC
This window harbors:
- a CDS encoding DUF7345 domain-containing protein is translated as MRIPTAATFALTILLITSTLGAVAATPSVPESTTADRSPAASPISPAFAQSQSVSSELITEPALEDPETRQVIRLRVTDTGDTQWMIESRFLVTNESEAESFRNYAETVVTDREDEPYDRQTFQEYADRASESTGREMSIENAGWAGYRIEKLETDGETNENVRVGIITYSFTWTNFATVDGDRIHVGDTFEATPLFRQLNDGQRLVIESPDNYGFVNTPTSTVDGALIWDGPHEFGPNDLQITILRGAGPNGPSVSGLSWQLVVLIALVGLVIVAGSAGYILAQRDSLPSISLDRLQSLSISESLRASELLERHGSTEDDRGPVAVNGNSNSEPVPTTTTDPSVSSETKSGTQLEFEEPGYDGVDPELLSDEERVLRLLKRNGGRMKQASIVSETGWSNAKVSQLLSKMDDDDEIEKLRIGRENLITLPGVDPTELD